Proteins from a genomic interval of Thermodesulfobacteriota bacterium:
- a CDS encoding OmpA family protein, which produces MHPAPARRNRDEGEKPFWISYSDLMTALMVLFLVVMSVSLLIITRELLKRQESLEAVKVEMDALKERRETRAKAIQGVMIALDEVVHKDFTGQIRIIHDRHAIDFGERARFAHNDHHLSADGGQLLRDFVPHLLAVVDTREARLWFRRVVVEGFTDTDGSYLYNLNLSLKRAQSVVCALMEDGGPQAPGLTPDQKRRVIDLFLVGGFSFNSARASKEESRRIELRLEFQGLEEESGWQEAERSPFPLEKIGKCQLD; this is translated from the coding sequence ATGCATCCTGCCCCGGCCCGCCGCAACCGTGATGAGGGGGAAAAGCCCTTCTGGATCTCGTACTCGGACCTCATGACTGCCCTCATGGTGCTCTTCCTCGTGGTTATGAGCGTGTCACTGCTCATCATCACCCGGGAGCTCCTGAAACGGCAGGAATCCCTGGAGGCCGTCAAGGTCGAGATGGATGCCCTCAAGGAGCGCCGCGAGACCAGGGCCAAGGCCATCCAGGGGGTGATGATCGCCCTGGACGAGGTCGTCCACAAGGATTTCACCGGCCAGATCCGGATCATCCACGACCGCCACGCCATCGATTTCGGGGAGCGGGCCCGTTTCGCCCACAACGACCACCACCTTTCCGCCGATGGCGGGCAGCTGCTGCGGGATTTCGTGCCGCACCTGCTCGCCGTGGTGGACACCCGGGAGGCCCGGCTGTGGTTCCGCCGGGTGGTGGTGGAAGGGTTCACAGACACCGACGGCTCCTACCTCTACAACCTCAACCTCAGCCTCAAACGGGCCCAGAGCGTGGTCTGCGCCCTCATGGAGGACGGGGGGCCGCAGGCCCCGGGGTTGACGCCCGACCAGAAAAGACGGGTGATCGACCTCTTCCTGGTCGGCGGCTTCTCCTTCAACTCGGCCCGGGCCTCCAAGGAGGAAAGCCGGCGGATCGAGCTGCGTCTGGAGTTCCAGGGGCTGGAAGAGGAGTCGGGCTGGCAGGAGGCAGAACGTTCACCCTTCCCCCTGGAGAAGATCGGCAAATGCCAGCTCGACTGA